One window of Chamaesiphon minutus PCC 6605 genomic DNA carries:
- the thrC gene encoding threonine synthase: MTQATLNSTRTTAAKGLACKECGAEYELKATHICELCFGPLEVQYDYDYLRTKVTRESIKAGPHSIWRYKDLLPVPDEHIVDVGTGMTPLLKANRLARRLGLKNLYIKNDAVNMPTLSFKDRVVSVALSKAKEFGFSTISCASTGNLANSTAAIAAHAGLDCCVFIPADLEAGKVLGTVIYGPTVMAVQGNYDQVNRLCCEVANTYGWGFVNINLRPYYSEGSKTLGYEVAEQLGWQLPDHIVAPLASGSLFTKIHKGFQEFVKVGLVEDKPVRFSGAQAEGCSPIAQAYAEGRDFVTPVKPNTIAKSIAIGNPADGIYALELARKTNGNIESVTDEEIIEGMKLLAETEGIFTETAGGTTIAVLKKLVEAGKINPDETTVVYITGNGLKTQESVQGYVGEPFTIEAKLDSFERALERSQTLDRLDWQQVLV, translated from the coding sequence ATGACCCAAGCAACCTTAAACAGCACTAGAACGACTGCCGCCAAAGGACTAGCCTGCAAAGAGTGCGGTGCTGAGTACGAACTCAAAGCTACCCACATTTGCGAACTTTGCTTTGGGCCATTGGAAGTTCAATACGATTACGATTACCTCCGCACCAAAGTTACTCGCGAAAGCATTAAAGCTGGCCCTCACTCCATTTGGAGATACAAAGATTTGCTTCCCGTACCCGACGAGCATATTGTCGATGTCGGTACCGGAATGACTCCTTTACTCAAAGCCAATCGGTTGGCGCGTCGCCTCGGCCTCAAAAATCTCTACATCAAAAATGACGCCGTGAACATGCCTACCTTGAGCTTCAAGGATCGGGTGGTATCTGTCGCACTTTCTAAAGCTAAAGAATTCGGCTTCTCGACTATTTCTTGCGCTAGTACTGGTAACTTAGCCAACTCCACCGCCGCGATCGCCGCACATGCTGGCTTAGACTGTTGCGTATTCATCCCCGCTGACCTAGAAGCAGGTAAAGTCCTGGGTACGGTAATTTATGGCCCCACTGTAATGGCCGTTCAAGGCAACTACGATCAAGTCAATCGCCTGTGTTGTGAAGTCGCCAATACTTACGGCTGGGGATTTGTCAACATCAATCTGCGTCCTTACTACTCCGAAGGTTCCAAAACTCTCGGTTACGAAGTAGCCGAACAATTAGGTTGGCAATTACCAGATCACATCGTCGCTCCATTGGCTTCTGGTTCCCTATTTACCAAGATTCACAAAGGTTTCCAAGAATTTGTCAAAGTCGGATTGGTCGAAGATAAACCAGTTCGCTTCAGCGGCGCGCAAGCTGAAGGTTGTTCGCCGATCGCTCAAGCATACGCCGAAGGTCGCGATTTTGTCACTCCAGTTAAGCCCAACACGATCGCCAAATCGATCGCCATTGGTAATCCCGCAGACGGCATCTACGCACTCGAACTCGCTCGCAAAACTAACGGTAATATCGAATCAGTTACCGACGAAGAAATCATCGAAGGCATGAAACTCCTCGCTGAAACTGAAGGCATCTTCACCGAAACTGCTGGCGGTACCACCATCGCCGTCCTCAAAAAACTCGTCGAAGCAGGTAAAATTAACCCCGATGAAACTACCGTAGTTTACATCACTGGTAACGGCCTCAAGACCCAAGAATCCGTCCAAGGCTACGTCGGCGAGCCTTTCACCATCGAAGCCAAATTAGACAGCTTCGAGCGCGCCCTCGAACGCTCTCAAACACTCGATCGTCTCGACTGGCAACAAGTCCTAGTTTAG
- a CDS encoding alpha/beta hydrolase family protein, with amino-acid sequence MNRIKYWVLIIFCIAVLVSLGIDAIGGNYRWQLSPALISSLVVLISSLLLMQLKIRSNLVFPTVAGLGVLGVIASAGFTYLYPLFALPVPTGKYPVGTTSIDLVDSSRRELCDPTSRSHRELFVRVWYPASKKTGTKAPYLQDPRLFSSGRFSHLNLIKTAAIVDAPLATADAPYPVAIYSPSWSGYKTDNTFQTQELASHGFVVIGLEHPCAVPMAIYPNGRVIYSTLPAADYTSSDVAMAKFLRVAEEQIALRTRDVSFVIDRVSQIDARLQQWGASDTPPRRTLDLAKIGIFGHSFGGAVAAQSCAVDSRLKAGINMDGLLFGSAAKQGATQPFLFMNSDYPRPTAAELRSPDGSKRRSQLTDEWGFEQRERWFQQHGGYNLTLLNAAHFNFSDTPLKSHIDNGGGKISPERAMKIINAYTVAFFDRQLKGKDSPLLVGVATQSQQRQSGSPFPEAIFENHFSN; translated from the coding sequence ATGAATAGAATTAAATATTGGGTTTTAATTATCTTCTGTATAGCAGTACTTGTCTCGCTGGGGATAGATGCGATCGGCGGAAATTATCGCTGGCAACTTTCACCAGCACTAATTTCTAGTCTCGTCGTATTAATATCATCTTTGCTGCTAATGCAGCTAAAAATTCGATCGAACCTAGTGTTTCCGACTGTCGCTGGATTGGGCGTGCTGGGCGTAATCGCTTCGGCTGGATTTACTTATTTATATCCCCTGTTTGCCTTACCCGTTCCTACTGGGAAATACCCTGTCGGTACGACTTCGATCGATCTTGTCGATTCCTCCCGAAGGGAACTATGCGATCCTACTTCCCGTTCTCATCGCGAATTATTCGTGCGTGTCTGGTATCCAGCCAGTAAAAAGACTGGTACTAAAGCACCATATCTCCAAGATCCCCGGTTATTCTCATCTGGTAGGTTCAGTCATTTAAATCTGATTAAAACCGCTGCCATTGTCGATGCGCCGCTAGCGACTGCGGATGCCCCTTATCCAGTGGCGATTTATAGCCCCTCTTGGAGTGGATATAAGACGGACAATACCTTTCAGACTCAAGAGTTAGCCAGTCATGGATTTGTAGTTATCGGGCTAGAACATCCCTGCGCCGTACCGATGGCGATTTATCCTAATGGCAGAGTCATTTACAGTACCTTACCTGCTGCCGACTATACCTCTTCAGATGTGGCAATGGCGAAGTTTCTGCGCGTGGCTGAGGAGCAAATCGCGCTGAGAACCAGAGATGTGAGCTTTGTAATCGATCGAGTGTCACAGATTGACGCTCGTTTGCAACAGTGGGGTGCGAGCGATACCCCCCCTCGCCGCACTCTGGATCTGGCTAAAATCGGCATCTTCGGACATTCTTTTGGCGGTGCAGTTGCCGCTCAATCTTGCGCTGTCGATTCGCGACTCAAAGCTGGAATAAATATGGATGGCTTGTTATTTGGCTCGGCAGCAAAACAGGGTGCCACACAACCATTCTTGTTTATGAATTCCGATTATCCGCGCCCGACAGCCGCAGAGCTGAGATCTCCAGATGGCAGCAAACGCCGATCTCAGCTTACGGATGAGTGGGGGTTTGAGCAGCGAGAGCGATGGTTTCAACAGCATGGTGGTTACAATCTGACTTTATTAAATGCGGCTCACTTCAATTTCTCAGATACGCCACTCAAATCGCACATCGATAATGGCGGTGGCAAAATCTCACCAGAGCGAGCGATGAAGATAATTAATGCGTATACTGTGGCCTTTTTCGATCGCCAATTAAAGGGTAAAGATTCACCATTACTCGTAGGCGTAGCCACACAGTCCCAGCAGCGACAGTCAGGCAGTCCTTTTCCCGAAGCAATTTTTGAAAATCATTTCTCAAACTAG
- a CDS encoding sugar transferase, protein MTDLKKSGIIGNPLQAEDIRATNLAVRWQNLSIVLQSVVLIGLDTIMLFASWTISDRIGTPVVGIHIADSMIPILAISIGTLAASGFYGTDDKLHRFAKLLKSLTLAQLIVLIAAFFYQPGLWVSRSVFLIAWLLNFLFIGAARFLLDLTILQIRKRNPIFQHPVVLIGDRQDIDNVRKLLERSQQFRIDSVIDLAVWDTQTQLDRIIHHICSRQISEVFICTPDSIDNQIILFWSLKSAGIHLRMVPSEVQLPQRAAETKMIEEIPTSRFKSLPIFGINFWMKRIFDMVASTVISIVISPILLAIAIAIVKTSPGPIFYRQYRVGLKGNRFKVWKFRTMVENASELQKELEAQNEVKGGVLFKIKEDPRITKIGKFLRKYSLDELPQLINVLQGQMSLVGPRPLPIRDYERSLEDIQDFSRNRFLRYEVLPGITGLWQVKGRSSSDSDEIFYWDMVYILQWSLALDLKILLQTINVVLLKKGSY, encoded by the coding sequence ATGACCGATCTCAAAAAATCTGGCATCATCGGAAATCCGTTGCAAGCAGAAGATATTAGAGCGACAAACCTAGCCGTTCGGTGGCAAAATTTATCGATCGTACTGCAATCGGTCGTCTTAATCGGTTTGGATACGATAATGCTGTTTGCCTCGTGGACGATTTCCGATCGGATTGGCACCCCAGTGGTGGGGATACATATTGCTGATTCGATGATTCCAATTTTGGCAATTAGCATCGGCACGTTAGCAGCTTCTGGATTTTATGGTACTGATGACAAACTGCATCGATTTGCAAAATTACTCAAGTCGCTCACACTAGCGCAACTGATTGTCTTAATTGCGGCTTTTTTCTATCAGCCAGGTTTGTGGGTATCCCGCTCGGTCTTTTTAATTGCATGGCTGCTCAATTTTCTGTTTATTGGTGCAGCCAGATTTTTACTCGACCTAACTATCCTCCAGATTCGCAAGCGCAATCCAATTTTTCAGCATCCAGTTGTCTTAATTGGCGATCGACAGGATATCGATAATGTCCGCAAGTTGCTCGAGCGCTCTCAACAATTTAGAATCGATAGCGTCATTGACTTAGCTGTCTGGGATACGCAGACTCAATTAGATCGAATCATTCATCATATTTGCTCGCGCCAAATTAGTGAAGTCTTTATTTGCACCCCAGATTCGATCGACAATCAAATTATTTTATTTTGGAGTTTAAAATCTGCGGGAATTCATCTACGAATGGTTCCGAGTGAAGTTCAGTTGCCACAGCGAGCGGCTGAAACTAAAATGATCGAAGAAATTCCAACTAGTCGCTTTAAATCTTTACCGATTTTTGGCATTAATTTTTGGATGAAGCGAATCTTCGACATGGTTGCTTCGACTGTAATTTCGATCGTCATTTCACCAATATTGTTGGCAATCGCGATCGCGATCGTGAAAACTTCCCCAGGGCCAATTTTTTATCGTCAGTATCGAGTTGGCCTAAAAGGCAATCGCTTTAAGGTATGGAAATTTCGGACGATGGTTGAAAATGCCAGCGAACTGCAAAAGGAGCTAGAAGCTCAAAATGAAGTCAAAGGTGGCGTGCTATTTAAAATTAAAGAAGATCCTCGGATCACCAAAATTGGTAAATTCCTGCGTAAATACAGCCTCGATGAGCTACCGCAATTGATTAACGTTTTGCAAGGTCAGATGAGTTTAGTCGGCCCCCGACCCCTGCCAATCCGCGACTACGAGCGATCTCTAGAAGATATCCAAGATTTTTCTCGCAACCGTTTTCTGCGTTACGAAGTCTTACCTGGAATCACTGGCTTGTGGCAAGTTAAAGGCCGTAGTAGCAGCGATTCTGATGAGATTTTTTATTGGGATATGGTTTATATTCTGCAATGGTCTTTGGCTCTAGACTTAAAAATATTACTACAAACCATTAATGTGGTTTTATTAAAGAAGGGATCTTATTAG